ATCTCCGTTCTTCATGGTGTTAGTTGTTTTACCAAGTTTCCGCAAGCAAGGGTAAGCATTTCGTATACCTCTTCGAAACCCTCATCGCCGCCATAATACGGGTCCGGAACTTCGCGAAGTGGGTGGTCCGGCGCAAGGTCCATGATCAGTCGTGCCTTCTGCGCAAGCTCTGGCGTTGCTACAATTGCGCGCATATTGTTCAAGTTACTTGCGTCCATTGCAAAAAGTAGATCGAATTCCTCGAAGTCGATTGGTCGGATCTGCCTACCGCGCAGGTCGCTGATGTCAATGCCATGGTTCCGCATCGCAGATCGCGCACGATCATCCGGCTTGTGGTCGATGTGGTAGTCGCTGGTGGCTGCGGAATCGGTAACTACATTCAGGCTTTCTTTCCGGATCATCGCGCGAAGAATTCCTTCCGCCATGGGCGATCTGCAAATATTTCCAAGACATACCATTAGGATCTTTTTGGGTTGCATGGTGCGAAGGTGCGAAAAAGAGAAAGCCTCCGGAAGGGGAGGCTTTCAAATTCGATCAAGTTATCGATCAGTGTATGCTCAGTTTCTTTTCAAGGTCTTCCAAATATCCCCTGAACTGCTTATCTGTTTCCTGTAGGTTGTTCACGGTCCGGCATGCATGGAGCACAGTTGCGTGATCCTTGCCACCGCAATGTGCACCGATGTTCGCTAGTGAACTCTTGGTCATTTTCTTAGCGAAGTACATTGCGATCTGACGTGCTTGTACCACCTCGCGTTTCCGGGTCTTGCTCTTCAGAAGTTCGATCGGAAGGTCGAAGTAATCACAAACAACTTTCTGGATGTAATCGATGGACACTTCACGTGCCGTGTTCTTAACGAACTTATCGATCATCTGTTTCGCAAGATCCAGCGTAACTGCTTTCTTGTTCAACGAGCTCTGCGCGATCAAGCTGATCATGGCACCCTCCAGTTCACGGATGTTCGTGGTGATGCTATACGCCAAGTATTCCACCACCTCCTTCGGTAGGTCAATACCTTCTGCATACATCTTATTCTCAAGGATGGCGATCCGCGTTTCCAGACCGGGTGTCTGAAGGTCAGCGCTCAACCCCCACTTGAAGCGGGATAGCAAGCGTTGCTCCATTCCCGCCATTTCGACCGGTGCCTTATCACTCGTGATCACCAATTGCTTACCAGCCTGATGCAGCGCATTGAACACGTGGAAGAAGACGTCCTGTGTTTTTTCTTTTCCCGCAAGGAATTGCACATCGTCTATCAAGAGTACGTCCATCATTTGATAGAACTGCGTAAAGTCTCCGACCGTGTTGTTCTTCACCGCCTCAATGAATTGCTGCGTGAATTTTTCAGCGGATACATAAAGAATGGTTTTCTCCGGATGGTTCTTCTTGATCTCAATTCCGATGGCATGCGCAAGATGAGTTTTGCCTAAGCCGACCCCACCATAAACAAGCAAT
This genomic window from Flavobacteriales bacterium contains:
- a CDS encoding low molecular weight phosphotyrosine protein phosphatase — encoded protein: MQPKKILMVCLGNICRSPMAEGILRAMIRKESLNVVTDSAATSDYHIDHKPDDRARSAMRNHGIDISDLRGRQIRPIDFEEFDLLFAMDASNLNNMRAIVATPELAQKARLIMDLAPDHPLREVPDPYYGGDEGFEEVYEMLTLACGNLVKQLTP
- the dnaA gene encoding chromosomal replication initiator protein DnaA, encoding MKKDHEKIWGRCLDVIKDNVSQQSFKTWFEPIQALKLQEHVLTIQVPSQFFYEWLEEHYIGLLKKIIKKELGTEGRLEYSIIMENGFQSANPYTVRVPTSNARQVKNSPVSLPVDVANSPIKNPFIIPGLRKIKVESHLNPNYSFDSFIEGDCNRLARSAGYAVAQKPGGTAFNPLLVYGGVGLGKTHLAHAIGIEIKKNHPEKTILYVSAEKFTQQFIEAVKNNTVGDFTQFYQMMDVLLIDDVQFLAGKEKTQDVFFHVFNALHQAGKQLVITSDKAPVEMAGMEQRLLSRFKWGLSADLQTPGLETRIAILENKMYAEGIDLPKEVVEYLAYSITTNIRELEGAMISLIAQSSLNKKAVTLDLAKQMIDKFVKNTAREVSIDYIQKVVCDYFDLPIELLKSKTRKREVVQARQIAMYFAKKMTKSSLANIGAHCGGKDHATVLHACRTVNNLQETDKQFRGYLEDLEKKLSIH